One Eptesicus fuscus isolate TK198812 chromosome 11, DD_ASM_mEF_20220401, whole genome shotgun sequence genomic region harbors:
- the AMMECR1L gene encoding AMMECR1-like protein isoform X1, which yields MGKRRCVPPLEPKLAAGCCGVKKPKLSGSGTHTHGNQATTVPGSSSGPLQNHQHVDGSNGRENVSDLTLGPGNSPITRMNPASGALSPLPRPNGTANTTKNLVVTAEMCCYCFDVLYCHLYGFPQPRLPRFTNDPYPLFVTWKTGRDKRLRGCIGTFSAMNLHSGLREYTLTSALKDSRFPPLTREELPKLSCSVSLLTNFEDASDYLDWEVGVHGIRIEFINEKGVKRTATYLPEVAKEQDWDQIQTIDSLLRKGGFKAPITSEFRKTIRLTRYRSEKVTISYAEYIASRQHCLQNGTLHAPPLYNHYS from the exons ATGGGAAAAAGACGCTGCGTCCCTCCACTCGAGCCCAAGCTGGCAGCAGGCTGTTGTGGGGTCAAGAAGCCCAAGTTATCTGGAAGTGGAACGCACACTCACGGGAACCAGGCCACCACTGTCCCCGGCTCTAGTTCAGGACCTCTTCAAAACCACCAGCATGTGGATGGCAGCAATGGTCGGGAGAACGTGTCAGACTTAACTCTGGGACCTGGAAACTCTCCCATTACACGAATGAATCCCGCATCGGGAGCTCTGAGTCCTCTTCCCCGACCCAATGGAACTGCCAACACCACCAAGAATCTGGTGGTGACCGCAGAGATGTGCTGCTACTGCTTTGATGTCCTCTACTGTCACCTCTATGGCTTCCCTCAGCCACGACTTCCTAGATTCACCAATGACCCCTA tcCGCTCTTTGTGACATGGAAGACAGGGCGGGACAAGCGGCTTCGTGGCTGCATTGGGACCTTCTCAGCCATGAATCTTCACTCAGGACTCAGGGAATACACGTTAACCAG TGCACTTAAGGACAGTCGATTCCCCCCCCTGACCCGAGAGGAGCTGCCTAAActttcctgctctgtctccctccttACTAACTTTGAGGATGCCAGTGATTATCTGGACTGGGAG GTAGGGGTTCATGGGATTCGAATTGAATTCATCAACGAAAAAGGTGTCAAACGTACAGCCACATATTTACCTGAGGTTGCTAAGGAGCAAG ACTGGGATCAGATCCAGACAATAGACTCCTTGCTCAGGAAAGGTGGCTTTAAGGCTCCAATTACCAGTGAATTCAGAAAAACGATCAGACTCACCAG GTACCGAAGTGAGAAGGTGACAATCAGTTATGCAGAATACATTGCTTCTCGACAGCACTGTCTCCAGAATGGCACTCTTCATGCCCCGCCCCTCTACAATCATTACTCCTGA
- the AMMECR1L gene encoding AMMECR1-like protein isoform X2, with the protein MGKRRCVPPLEPKLAAGCCGVKKPKLSGSGTHTHGNQATTVPGSSSGPLQNHQHVDGSNGRENVSDLTLGPGNSPITRMNPASGALSPLPRPNGTANTTKNLVVTAEMCCYCFDVLYCHLYGFPQPRLPRFTNDPYPLFVTWKTGRDKRLRGCIGTFSAMNLHSGLREYTLTSALKDSRFPPLTREELPKLSCSVSLLTNFEDASDYLDWEVGVHGIRIEFINEKGVKRTATYLPEVAKEQDWDQIQTIDSLLRKGGFKAPITSEFRKTIRLTRSAVREALRRQCSTADSASGVSQRLSGEQGSRRGH; encoded by the exons ATGGGAAAAAGACGCTGCGTCCCTCCACTCGAGCCCAAGCTGGCAGCAGGCTGTTGTGGGGTCAAGAAGCCCAAGTTATCTGGAAGTGGAACGCACACTCACGGGAACCAGGCCACCACTGTCCCCGGCTCTAGTTCAGGACCTCTTCAAAACCACCAGCATGTGGATGGCAGCAATGGTCGGGAGAACGTGTCAGACTTAACTCTGGGACCTGGAAACTCTCCCATTACACGAATGAATCCCGCATCGGGAGCTCTGAGTCCTCTTCCCCGACCCAATGGAACTGCCAACACCACCAAGAATCTGGTGGTGACCGCAGAGATGTGCTGCTACTGCTTTGATGTCCTCTACTGTCACCTCTATGGCTTCCCTCAGCCACGACTTCCTAGATTCACCAATGACCCCTA tcCGCTCTTTGTGACATGGAAGACAGGGCGGGACAAGCGGCTTCGTGGCTGCATTGGGACCTTCTCAGCCATGAATCTTCACTCAGGACTCAGGGAATACACGTTAACCAG TGCACTTAAGGACAGTCGATTCCCCCCCCTGACCCGAGAGGAGCTGCCTAAActttcctgctctgtctccctccttACTAACTTTGAGGATGCCAGTGATTATCTGGACTGGGAG GTAGGGGTTCATGGGATTCGAATTGAATTCATCAACGAAAAAGGTGTCAAACGTACAGCCACATATTTACCTGAGGTTGCTAAGGAGCAAG ACTGGGATCAGATCCAGACAATAGACTCCTTGCTCAGGAAAGGTGGCTTTAAGGCTCCAATTACCAGTGAATTCAGAAAAACGATCAGACTCACCAG AAGTGCGGTGCGTGAGGCCCTGCGGAGACAGTGCAGCACGGCAGACTCCGCCTCCGGAGTGTCCCAGCGGCTAAGCGGAGAGCAGGGGAGCAGGCGAGGCCACTGA